Proteins found in one Drosophila innubila isolate TH190305 chromosome X, UK_Dinn_1.0, whole genome shotgun sequence genomic segment:
- the LOC117793535 gene encoding microfibril-associated glycoprotein 4 yields MSQVLQLDALVTILACLSTTQSQLDSHMLSTSNLTTESCPLSSFSGLTARIQGLSIDIANFKEQIGRLQEQLVDLRRSSTSKIFTSPEVPRGFSSRNFDVEPRLGMSAAVPSVANVHSEVGLGVETSEPSTPRNCLKQQHGVVRIRPRANMDPFFVFCDQKIRGGGWTVVANRYNGTEDFNRNWVDYKIGFGPLTAEFFMGLEKLHQISSSEDYELLVQLENRKQELRYALYDHFSVGGESEQYRLNVLGKYQGDASDALRQHTGKKFTTFDRNNYESEVNCAVSQSAAFWYASSCSLSNPFGLYQRLLERDVDGFKGILWSGFLDGPKGSLKRMQMLIRPRTINNI; encoded by the exons ACTACAGAAAGTTGTCCATTGTCATCGTTTAGTGGTCTTACCGCACGAATTCAGGGACTATCCATTGATATTGCCAACTTCAAGGAACAAATTGGTAGATTGCAGGAACAACTTGTGGATCTTCGTCGCTCGAGtacatcaaaaatttttacatcacCTGAGGTGCCCAGGGGCTTCAGCTCGAGAAA TTTTGATGTGGAGCCACGGCTGGGGATGAGTGCTGCAGTGCCATCTGTTGCCAACGTGCATAGCGAAGTTGGATTAGGAGTCGAGACAAGTGAACCTAGCACACCACGCAATTGCCTAAAACAGCAGCACGGCGTGGTGCGTATTCGTCCACGGGCTAATATGGATccgttttttgtattttgcgaTCAAAAAATCCGTGGCGGGGGCTGGACTGTGGTTGCTAATCGTTATAATGGCACCGAGGACTTTAACCGTAATTGGGTGGACTATAAAATTGGCTTTGGGCCATTAACAGCAGAGTTCTTTATGGGACTGGAAAAATTGCACCAGATCAGCAGTAGTGAAGACTACGAATTGCTTGTGCAACTTGAAAATCGCAAGCAGGAGCTACGCTATGCATTATATGATCATTTCAGTGTTGGCGGAGAATCTGAGCAGTATCGTCTGAATGTATTGGGCAAATACCAAGGTGATGCTTCCGACGCACTGCGCCAACacactggaaaaaaatttactacATTCGACAGAAACAACTATGAGAGTGAAGTAAACTGTGCAGTTTCACAATCGGCTGCATTCTGGTATGCTAGCTCCTGTAGTTTAAG TAATCCATTCGGCCTTTATCAGCGTTTGCTCGAACGTGATGTTGATGGCTTTAAGGGCATATTGTGGAGCGGTTTTCTTGATGGACCCAAGGGATCATTAAAACGTATGCAAATGCTGATACGACCTCGCACcataaacaatatataa